In Planctomycetia bacterium, the following are encoded in one genomic region:
- the guaA gene encoding glutamine-hydrolyzing GMP synthase: MPSPSAASAGSRRLVDEKVVVLDFGSQYAQLIARRVREAHVYCEIVRHDITAERLRAIAPRGIILSGSPSSVYETTAPKCDGELFKLGIPVLGICYGMQIACETLGGKVESAPAREYGRAKIHVSDSGSELFADAPTEMEVWMSHGDQVSRVSAEFQPLAGTSTCPIAAVRHVSLPFYGLQFHPEVTHTPQGKTILHNFLKRICGCLGTWKMEQFAAETIERVREQVGNQRVICGLSGGVDSSVVAALLSRAIGDQLSCILVDNGLLRKDEEAAVIREFTGHFKADLHVVKAEDRFLKALAGTVDPQEKRRRIGHAFIDCFSDEAAKIKDATFLAQGTLYPDVIESGAAADGPAATIKLHHNVGGLPEDLQFKLIEPLRDLFKDEVRALGLELGLPEEIVWRHPFPGPGLAVRCLGPINRDRLDKLRDADAIVVGEIKAAGLYRATSQAFAVLLPVQSVGVMGDARTYEETIAVRCVNTEDFMTADWSHLPYDLLARISTRIINEVKGVNRVVYDISSKPPATIEWE, translated from the coding sequence ATGCCCTCTCCGTCCGCCGCTTCTGCCGGTTCGCGTCGTTTGGTCGACGAAAAGGTGGTCGTCCTCGATTTCGGTTCGCAGTACGCCCAACTCATCGCCCGTCGCGTTCGCGAGGCGCATGTCTATTGCGAGATCGTGCGCCACGACATCACCGCCGAACGGCTGCGGGCCATCGCGCCGCGCGGGATCATTCTTTCCGGCAGTCCTTCCAGCGTGTACGAAACGACCGCGCCGAAGTGCGATGGCGAACTCTTCAAGCTCGGCATTCCCGTGCTCGGCATTTGCTACGGAATGCAGATCGCCTGCGAAACGCTCGGCGGCAAGGTCGAGAGCGCGCCGGCGCGCGAATACGGTCGGGCCAAGATCCATGTATCGGATTCCGGCAGCGAGTTGTTCGCCGACGCACCGACCGAGATGGAAGTCTGGATGAGCCACGGCGATCAGGTCTCGCGCGTCTCGGCGGAGTTCCAGCCGCTCGCCGGCACGAGCACCTGCCCGATCGCCGCGGTGCGGCATGTGTCGCTGCCGTTCTATGGCTTGCAATTCCATCCGGAAGTCACGCACACGCCGCAAGGCAAAACCATTCTGCATAACTTCTTGAAACGGATCTGCGGCTGCCTCGGCACTTGGAAGATGGAGCAGTTCGCCGCCGAAACGATCGAGCGCGTCCGCGAGCAAGTCGGCAACCAACGGGTGATCTGCGGACTCTCCGGCGGTGTCGATTCCTCGGTCGTCGCGGCACTTCTGTCGCGGGCCATCGGCGATCAGCTCTCGTGCATCCTCGTCGACAACGGCTTGCTCCGCAAAGACGAAGAAGCGGCCGTGATTCGCGAGTTCACCGGCCACTTCAAGGCCGACCTGCATGTGGTGAAAGCCGAAGATCGGTTTCTGAAAGCGCTCGCCGGCACCGTCGATCCGCAAGAGAAACGCCGTCGTATCGGCCATGCCTTCATCGATTGTTTTTCCGACGAAGCGGCGAAGATCAAAGACGCGACGTTTCTTGCGCAAGGCACTCTTTATCCCGACGTGATCGAAAGCGGCGCCGCCGCCGACGGACCTGCGGCGACGATCAAGCTGCATCACAACGTCGGCGGCTTGCCCGAAGATTTGCAGTTCAAACTGATCGAGCCGCTGCGAGATTTGTTCAAAGACGAAGTCCGCGCGCTCGGCCTCGAGCTCGGCTTGCCCGAGGAGATCGTCTGGCGTCATCCGTTCCCCGGTCCCGGCCTGGCGGTGCGCTGCCTCGGCCCGATCAATCGCGACCGGCTCGACAAACTGCGCGACGCCGACGCGATCGTCGTCGGTGAGATCAAGGCGGCCGGTTTGTATCGTGCGACGTCGCAGGCGTTCGCCGTATTGCTGCCGGTGCAGAGCGTCGGCGTGATGGGGGACGCGCGCACCTACGAAGAAACGATCGCCGTTCGCTGCGTGAACACGGAAGACTTCATGACCGCCGACTGGAGCCATCTGCCGTACGACCTCCTGGCCCGCATCTCGACCCGAATCATCAACGAAGTGAAGGGGGTGAACCGCGTCGTCTACGACATCAGCTCGAAACCCCCGGCCACGATCGAGTGGGAATGA